One segment of Oncorhynchus masou masou isolate Uvic2021 unplaced genomic scaffold, UVic_Omas_1.1 unplaced_scaffold_446, whole genome shotgun sequence DNA contains the following:
- the LOC135535124 gene encoding cytochrome P450 3A27-like, with product LTDHEILSQAMIFIFGGYETSSSTMSFLAYNLATNPHTMTKLQEEIDTVFPNKAPIQYEALMQMDYLDCVLNESMRLYPIAPRLERVAKKTVEINGIVIPKDCVVLVPTWTLHRDPEIWSNPEEFKPERFSKENKEPIDPYTYMPFGAGPRNCIGMRFAMIMIKLAMVELLQSFTFSVCDETEIPLEIDNQGFLMPKRPIKLRLEHRSNTLSNTAPLCRVQQRDRMLEHPTLYYPRAPHPTLGHPTLPWRTLPYTVGQTSI from the exons GACTGACTGATCATGAGATCTTGTCTCAGGCCATGATCTTCATCTTCGGTGGCTACGAGACCAGCAGCAGTACTATGAGTTTCCTGGCCTATAACCTGGCAACCAACCCCCACACCATGACCAAACTGCAGGAGGAGATAGATACTGTGTTCCCCAACAAG GCTCCAATCCAGTACGAAGCTCTGATGCAGATGGACTATTTGGACTGTGTGTTGAACGAGTCTATGAGACTGTACCCCATCGCCCCTCGACTGGAGAGGGTCGCCAAGAAGACGGTGGAGATTAACGGCATCGTCATCCCCAAAGACTGCGTTGTCCTGGTTCCCACGTGGACCCTCCACCGTGACCCAGAGATCTGGTCCAACCCTGAGGAGTTCAAACCAGAGAG GTTCAGTAAGGAGAACAAGGAGCCTATTGATCCATACACGTACATGCCGTTTGGGGCGGGGCCCAGGAACTGTATCGGGATGCGATTCGCCATGATCATGATCAAACTAGCCATGGTTGAGCTCCTCCAGAGTTTCACTTTCTCCGTCTGCGACGAGACCGAG ATCCCTTTGGAGATTGACAACCAGGGTTTTCTGATGCCAAAACGACCAATCAAACTGAGGCTGGAGCACCGTAGCAACACCCTTAGCAACACCGCCCCTCTCTGTAGAGTCCAACAACGTGACCGAATGCTGGAGCACCCCACCCTGTATTACCCTAGAGcaccccaccctaccctaggGCACCCTACCCTTCCCTGGAGAACCctaccatatacagtggggcaaacaagtatttag